The nucleotide sequence CCTTTCTGGCCGAGTGCTCTGTGGGGTTGACAGGCGTAGCGATACGTGCCGGACTGCTCGAACGTGTGTTGGAAGTTGACACCGGATTCGTGGGTCACCTGCCCGGAGTGGATGTCGGCGTTCAGGAACACCACGTTGTGCCCCCCGCCGCTTCCGGTCCACTTCCACTCGACCGTCGTGCCCGTCGAGATCTTCAGGACTGGCGGGTCGAAGGCGAGATGCCCCCTGTTGCCTCGTGACCCGACGGTGACGCTCGCCACGTCGGAACCGGTTCGATCGACCACCGTGCCGTCGAAGTTACTGCTGTCGACGACCCACATGTCGACGGTCTGGTTCCCCGTCGACGGCGGTTCTCGAACGATCACGGCGCCACGCATTCCCTCCTCCCGGTGCGGTTCCGAGACGAACGGATACGTTCCCGGTTCCTCGAAGATGTAGTGATAAGCCGTCCCCGGTTGGGCGTTCGGTCGACCGCTGTCGAACGTCCCACCAAGCGCGACGACGTTGTGGAGGCCGCCGTGACCGGTCCAGTCCCAGGTCACCTTCGTCATGGGAGCGACTTCGATCACTGGGGGATCGAACGACAACCCGTCCTCGACCGGGTGGCCGACGTCGATGGTCGGTTGGGCGCCAGGCCCGTATCGAGGCGTCTCTTCTCGGTACCCGTTGGCATTCGTCAGCCAGTCGTCGGTCGACTCGGGTGGCGTCAGAGTCGCCTCTGTGGCGGTCGTCGCCGTGGTTTCGGGAGTGGTCGTACTTGTCGGCGATGTGGTGTTCGGAGTGTTTGCTCTGCGATTTGTTGTGCTACAACCGGCGACCGCTACGATACCAGCGATAGCGGTACTACGGAGGATGTGTCTGCGGGTTGGGGACCGTTGCATTGCGGTTCGTAAGTCGGGAGAACGTCAAACCAACGCCGATGATGCTTCCCCAGTACTGGGAGTACCCCCATACCTACATATGTCGGAGAGATGTAGTTTCATGGTTCAGTGGCTCCGTTGAAATCCTTGGAACCTGATCGAACTGGCGTGCTGAATACAGCGCGCGAATGCAACACGGGGTCGGTGGGGAGTAGCACGGACGGGCGACATGCTACGGAACCAATCGGGATCATGTCGGTCTTTCACACAGTACTCTAATAAGCTATCATCCCTCAGAAGGAAGTATGAATCCAGGAAATCTAACTATTTATCGCGGGTGTACGCCAGTTCTCGATTCTCGTTACGAGGAAGACGGATCACGAACGCCGGCGGAGGCAGTCGTTGAAGCCGTAGCGGAAGCGGCCGATGTTGATCCATTGGAACTGCCACCTTTGCACGACTGCGTCGAACCCGATGCTCTAAATAAACTCTTCCAGCATCAGGGTGGTTCCGGTACTACCGAGACCGTCCTCAGTTTCAAGATGAAGAACTGGAATGTCTTTATCCGCGACGATGGGTGTATCCGCGTGTGTGACGGCACCCGGCCTACTGACCCGACACCCGTTTTCACCTCTCCGACAGTGTGAACTACCCCACCCTACTCGCTCACGGCTTTCGCCGTTCGCTCCTTGAGGGTAGGGGCTTAGCGCCTATATCCAGCTAAACAGCACCGAACGATCCGCTAGAAGGGTGGTCGTTCGGTGAGAGGAAACCACGTTCGAGCTGCGGTAGCGTTCAGAGTCGCTGATTCCATGCGAAGGCGGATGCTTGTGGCCAGCTTTCGGCGGTATTCGGTTCGACGTGATCGGACGTATTTGAAACTTGATTATTTCTTTATTTTATTTTACAAAGGACACGTTCGACGGCATGCCGATGCCCGCGGCGTTCATACTGGAATCGGAGCCCTGAGCGGTGGCAAGCAACCACGGTACTTGATCAACGAAAACGATCGCGTCGACGACGTGTTTCCCGTGAAGTTCAGGGGGGAATATCTCGGGTAGCGCCCGTGATCTCGTCGGAACTAGTCGGATGCGGAGCCGGACGATCGGTGTCGGAGTCGACGGGGGCGTACAGCCAATATCGTTCATCACCGTTTCAGCAACCGTAACATGATTCGGATCAGCACCGTCCGTCGGCCGTAAATCAGGCTTCTGCATCTAGCCGTGAGTGGTAGAACGACAACGCTCGGCACCGACTCTTAAAAAATCAATAATGTATGTGAGAATGGTAATTCCGCCAAACGGAGCGGGATTCATCGCCGGCTCGGGTGTCGCCTCACGCTCGGGAAGACCCTACTCGAAGGGGGTCGTTACTACCGATGAGACGGACGGTTTCTTCCATGCTGTCGAAATTCACCTCGCCCTATCCTTGAACCTTATCCGAACACCGCCTCGCTGTGTTGTTCAGTTTGTATCGGGTCTCAAGGGGCGATTTCTCGACCGACGTGTGCGCTCGTGGGAGGTAAGATGCCCGTCAGATCCCGGTGGTCGCGACGCGGTCACCGCTCTCGTGAGCGCCCGGGGGGTGTTCGAAGTTCCGACGACGCGTTCGAAACGGGTGGAGGAGCCGTAAAACAGCGACGCTACCTCGTGGACGATGCGGGGGCTCGACCGGACTCAGTCGTCGGCCTGTACCTCATTCCGTTCCTGGTAGGTCCCTTCGAGATCAGCGAGTTCCCGATCCTGCAGATCGTACACGAACTCCTGCACACGATCCTGATCGGGTTTCTCGGTCACGAGCGAGGCGCCGATCATAACGGCGGTACAGGCGACGAGTCCCGGAACGCCGACCCACAGGCCGAACGGGACGGCCGCATCGGCTACGTTGTAGTAGATGAGTACGACCAGACCGACTGCGAGACCACTGACGGCACCCTGCCAGTTGGCACGGGGCCAGAAGAACGCGGCCAAGGCCGGGGGGACGAGCAGTGCGTAACCCGGAACTGCGAGCGAGACCGCGATTTCGACGAGTAGTCCCAGATCGATGAGCGAAATCCCGAGGGCGACGACGCCGAAGATCCCCGAGAGCACCTTGGAGTACCGCGAGATCGTCTTCTCGGGGTAGTCCGTGCCGACGAGTTCCGAGTAGACGTCCCGAGCACCGATCGAGCCCATCATGAGGATCATCGAGTCGGCGGTCGACATCGCGGCTGCAACCGCCGCGGCCATCAGAAGCCCGAAGAGGGGACCTGGCATCTCAAGGATGTACTGTAGAATGACGGTATCGGGGTTCGAGAGCCCCGGGAACGCGATCAGTCCCGCGTACGCGATGATCATCGGGAAGAAGGTGAGCAGTCCGATCGCCGCGAGTGACGAGCCGAATCCCATGCCCCAGAGCCCGGAGACACGTTTCGCCGAGTAGTACCGCTGCCAGATGAACGGCCAGACCGACTGTGAAAGACCGAACCCGACGGCGGCCGTGTAGAGGTACAGCGGGTCCATCGTCAACTGGTTCGCGTATTCGACGGTCCGGGAAACCCGCCCGAACACGCTCGTCGGCGTCGTCCACAGGACGTACGCCGAGACGACGATGAGGCCGACCCAGATCAGGATCGCCTGTAGTGCGTCGCTGTAGGCGACACCGCGCATCCCGCCGATGGCGATGTAGACGGCCATCACGATACCGATGATTACCGCCGCGAGTTCGCGGGAGATCATGCCCTCGGTGAGAACGTTCAACACCAACCCCATCCCGGTGAACTGGATCGTCACGTAGAACACCGTGAACCCGATCGAGATGAGTGCGATCAGGACGCGCAACGACGAACTGTCGGCGAAGCGTTCACAGAGCAAGTCCGCCGGCGTCACGTAGTCGTTCCCGCGTTTACTCATCCGCCAGACGCGTTCGCCGATGATGACGAGGGCCGGGAGGTCGATGAATGCGACGCTGCCGACAAGCACGATGCCGGAAATGCCGGAACTGTACGCGATGCCACCACCACCGAGGAAGGTGAACGCCGAGAACGCCGACGCGATCATCGTCAAAAAGACGACGAAACTGCTCAGCGACCCACTCGCGACGAAGTAGTCGCTGACGGACAGTTCCGTCAGTCTGCTGCCGTATTCGGCCAGCGCCAACAGGACGATGAGGTAGATGGCGGTCACCGCGAGGCCGGCGTACATCCACGCCGTCGTTACCATCTACCGATCACCCCCCTGGCCGGCGGCGCCGAACACTTCCCGGAGGTTCGGCTTCTCCAAGTAGTACCACGCGAAGGTGCTGTTGATGGCGAACACGGAGATCATGATCCCGAGCAGTACGACCCAGGTCACCGGGAGACCCATAATCAGCCCCGCCGGGGACTGGTAGTAGTACAGGTAGCCCAGGAACACCGCGTTGCTTATCAGTATGAACACGACCCACCAGCGCCGGATCTGTGATTGCTTCATAACTTCGATACATATGCTACGCTCTACCGTGTTATAGTTAACCCCGGTTTGGAGTCACATACCTGAACCGCCTCGCGAGCGTGACTATCGATACCCCCGCTCGAAGACGAGTGAGAGCGTCGTATCGGTTGTTTCGAGTAGCCGGCTGTCGCGGTGGAATCTTTTTATCCCTGCCAGTACACATTCGGATTATGACATTCGGTAGGTCGGAGTTCGAAGCTCGATACGAGCGCCTCCGGACGGCGCTTCGGGAAACCGGGATGGACGCGGTGCTGGTCACGAATCCGGAAACCGTCGAATATCTGGGTGCCGGCGCGGGCTTGGATCTCGCGTGGTACCGTCAGTTCTCTCGATCGATCGATTTCCCAACCATCGCCGTCGTTCCGGAGACTGGAGTCCCGACGCTGATCGTACACAACGTCTTCGAGGACGTCGTCCGACAGGCGACCGATGGGGCGTGTGAGCTTCGAACGTACTACGAGGGGGAGGCCCGGTCGTACGTCCCGCCGACAGTCGACACGCTGACCGATATCTGCCCGGCAGAGCCGAACGTCGGCATCGAGATCGGGGCGGGGACCACCACGGATCTGAAACTCGGTATGCCGCTGGGGGCGATGCAGGCGATCCAGGAGCGACTCCCACACGCCGAGTTTCTCGACGCGGGCGACGTACTGCGATCGGTTCGGATGGCAAAGACCGACGCCGAACGCAGTTGTATCCGTCGTGCCACCGCCGCGATCGACGCCGCCTTCGAACGCGTGTTCGCGGAGATCGAACCCGGAATGAGCGAGACCGACGTCGTCGCCATCTGTAATCGACTCGTCAGCGAACACGGTGCGCGTCCGGTCTGGACGCTCGCGTGTACGAATCCGTTCGAGATCCTCCCTCGCCCCGACGTGACGCTCGATCCGGGTGACACGCTCTTTCTGGACATCGGGGCGACCGTCGGTGGGTACCACTCGGATTACAACCGGATGGCCGTCGTGGGAGAGCCCTCGGCCGAACAGATCGAGCACAACCGGATGGCCGCCGCGGTGACGAACGAACTCGCCGACGCCGTCGAACCGGGAACGACACCGGCCGACATCGTGGATCTCTGTCGGGCCGAGTACCGCTCTCGCGGCCTCGGCTCCACGCTCGGGCTGACATCCGAGACGAAGATCGGACACAGCATTGGCCTCACGCTCTCGGAAGCGCCACAGTTGACGGGGTACGACGAAACGACGCTCGAACCGGGGATGGTGCTCTGTATCGAACCGGCCGTGCTGACGGACGAGGCGTTTTTCATGTCCGAGCAGATCGTCATCGTCACCGATGACGGGGGCGAAATCGTCTCGAGTGCCGACCAAGAACTAGCGTCGATTACGTAGGCGCTCAGAAATTGGTCCCGACCGGCACGCCGTCGGGGACACGGATCTCGATTCCCGTTGGTCCACCTTCGTTGAGTATCGAATCACCGGTGCACGGTGCGACGCCGACGATAGCGTCGCGCTCCGCACGAAGCTCTGCAGTGTCGCCCGGCTCGGATGGGGGTTCGCGGAAATCCAAGTAGCGGTGATCCGTGATCGTCACCGCAGTGAAGAGGTTCATCACGTCCTGGACGCGAGCGGGGTCGATCCCGTACGGTTCCAAGACCTCCTGAAGGTTGCCGCGACAGCCGATCTCGTCGTCCTGCCCGTAGTACTCGTCGACGATCCACGCGTTGCAGGGAGCGAGCAGGAGGTCATTTATTCCACAGTCGTCGTGGACGAGTGTCGCGATCGGTTCCCCGTCGGTCGTATAGAGGCTGTCTCCCTCCTCGAAACGGACCTTTCCCGTTCGTCGATAGGTGTACTTCGAGGAGAACGCCGCCGTATCGTCGTCCGACTTTGGGAAGACGGTCACGTCGACTGCCTGTCCGCCGTGGGTGTCGATGACGTCGAACGATTCGCCGGCCGCAAGTTCGAATGCCGCGCCGGACTTCGCTTCGATATGTACTGATTTCATGCGTCGTGACCCGTGTCCGTCGTCGATGTGTCGAGAGCTGCACAGAGTGCCTCGAACATCACGTTCGCGGCGAGGATCGCGGTCGATCCCGACTGGTCGTCGTACGGGGGCGCCACCTCGACCAGATCGAACCCGATGAGATCCACTGCGTGAAGCTGGCGGGTGAGCGTGAGGATCTCACGCGAGGTGAAGCCCCCCGGCATCGGCGTTCCGGTGCCGGGCGCGTACGCCGGGTCGACCGAATCGATATCGATCGTAGCGAACACGGGTCCGTCGACGACCTCCTCGATCCGATCACCCAGGGCGTCTAATCCGAGGGTCGTCGCCTCGGTAGCCGTGTAGGATTCGATTCCAGCGGCCTCGAACCGTTCGACGTCTTCGGGGCCGTAGAGTCCCCCTCGCTCGCCGATCCGTATCGACGTCTCGGGATCGATCAGTCCCTCCTCGATCGCGTAGTGGATGGTCGTCCCGTGATTGTGATCGCGTCCGAAGTACTCCGTCCACAGATCGGAGTGAGCGTCGAACTGTACGAGCGAGACGGGGCCGTACTTCTCCGCGACCGCTCTGAGCACCGGAAGCGTCGTCGAGTGGTCGCCACCGGCGAGTACGGGGATGACCCCGTGATCGAGAACGGCCCCGATCCGTTCCTCTATCGCCTCGAACGTGTCCTCGATGTATCCCGGCACGACCGGCACGTCGTCGTGATCGACGATCGTGAACTCGTTCAGATCGGTGTCCGTTTCGGGATTGTACGGTTTGAGTAGCGTCGAGGCCTCCCGGATCGATCTGGGGCCGAATCGCGCGCCCGGCCGATAGGATGTCGCGTCGTCGAACGGGACGCCGAGAAACGCCGCGTCTGCCTCCGTCCCCCCGAGGTCGTAAACGTGTGGCTTCCGCATAAACGTCGCCACACCGGCGAATCGCGGAACCGACTGCGGATCAATCATCGGCGATGATCCCGTCGTGGCCGCGATCCCGTTTGCCCGTCGCTTCGACAGTCGGACGAACGAACGTCGACAGTGTGAACGACAACGCCATCCTCTACTGCTACCGAGTGACGGTCGGATAAGTTTGTTGCCGCTGTCCGAACGGGACCACGTGCCGGCGCGCCCCGGGAGAGCACGTTCGGCGCTGGATCCGGTCGGCAGCGATTCCCACGGGGGCACGCCGACGGTACCGAAAAGCGCCTCACAGTGCTCGCCGAAATATAAGTTTGGTTATAACAAAGTATAAGATCGTATCGGGGTCTCTAGGGGAGTGATGGACAACGAAACGCCGAGAACGATCCAATCGGTGGAGAGAGCCTGCGCGATTTTAGAGAAGATCCACCAGGATCGGGAAGTAACGTTGACGGATTTGGCCGAGGACATCGATCTCTCGCTGGGCTCGCTCCAAACGTACATGAACACGCTCTGTCGGTGTGGATTCGTCGTGAAGGAGAGCCGAACGTACAGTCTCGCCCCGCAGTTTCTCATTTACGGCGAACAGGTACGGAACACGCTCCCACTCTACCACGTCGGCCGAAAAGTGGTCGACAACATGGCACACGAAACGGGGTACAACGCCCACCTCATCACCGATCACAACGGGCGAGAGGTGACGTTGTACCAGTCCTTCGGTGAGGATTCCGTCGGCACCGACCTGTACATCTGGCACCAGGCCAAACTGGAGTGGCAACTCCACTGGTCCGCGTCCGGGAAGGCGATTCTCGCTCACCTTCCGGAGAAACAGGTACGAAGCGTCATCAGTGAAAACGGCCTGCAGCGACGGACACCACACACGATTACCGACGAAGAGACGTTGTTTACGGAACTCGAACGAATCAGGGAACAAGGGTACGCGTTGAACGACGAGGAGGAGATATCCGGGCTCAGGGCGGTTGCTGCACCGATTCACGATCAACAGGAGCGGTTACTCGGATCCGTGAGTCTGTCCGCTCCGAAATCGGAACTCCCCGACGACCGGTTCTACGACGAACTTCCGAACTACGTTATGAACAAAGCCAACATAATCCAGGTGGAACTGCAGGCCAGGGACGTCAACGAGGAGTAGGGATATCGCCGCAAAATCGCTGAGAGAGCCGATAGCACGATCGGAATCGGCGATTTCGCTCGTCGGGAATAACGAACATATGGTTGTTAGATTCATTCGGTTCGTAGGGCATCATACCGGGTCATACGAACGGTTATTCGAGTTGACCGTACTGCCCTGCGGGTATTCGTAACAATTACAACAATTTTTTGAGTATATCAAAGCTAAACCGCAGCGGCCACACGGTGTGCCATCCACTCCGTCACCACTCCCTATACAGGGGTGGGTCTCACGGCCGACTGGTTCGTCCCTGGACCCGGGATATCGGGCACGTCGTGTCGTGGTCTCGGAGAAAGGTTTAACTCCTGCCGTGGTATCCGTTGACGTGTATGTCCGAAACCGGAGCGCGGAGTAGCGAGTTGGTCGAGCTTGTGTCCGATCTGGTCAGCATCGAATCGGAGAACCCACCGGGAAACGAGAAACCGGCCGCCGAGTTCGTCGCAAACTGGTTCGAGGAGGAGGGTATCGAAGTGGAGACGGTCACCAAGCCGTTCGAGGACCGTCCACAGGTCGTCGCGCGGGTCGGCTCTGGCGACCCCACGCTGGTGCTAAACGGACACACCGACGTCTATCCGGCGGGTGATCGGTCGGGTTGGGACCACGATCCGTACGGGGCAGAGATCGAAGACGGGAAACTCTACGGTCGCGGGAGCGTCGACATGAAACTGGGTCTGTCCCTGGCGATGCTCACCGCGAAGAACCTGAAACCGGAGATAGAGTCGGGAGAGCTCGACGGATCGATCATCGTCCACGCGCCCATCGGACAGGAGACCGGGGATCCGGGAACGCTCGCGCTCATCGAGGAGGGGTACGCCGGGGACTATGCAGTGGTGTTGGAACCGACCCAGATGGAGACGGTCACCTCGAACAAGGGGCTCGCCTGGTACGATATCACGGTCAACGGCGAGCCGGGACACTCCGCACGCCCGGACTCCGGAGTCAACGCGATCGAAGAGGCACACCCGCTCATCGGACGACTACTGGAGTACGACGCGGAACTGCGAGACCAGGATCACGAATTGGTCGGGCCGGGATACGCCAACCTGACACAGATCGAGGGTGGCCTGACGGGCAACATGATCCCCGAGAAGATGACGCTGCGCATGGAGCGTCGGTTCTTCCCGAGCGAGACGGTCGAAGAGATGGACGAGGAGGTCGGCGCCCTCCTCGAGGAGATCGCCGCCGACAACGACCTCGACATCGAGTGGGAACGCGTGAGTTCGTACGAATCGACTGACGCACCGGTCGATTCGTACCCTGCTGAAGTGTTTCGGAACCACTCCAGCGACACCGCCGGCGTCTCGACGGAGCCAGCAGGGCGTCCATGGGCGGCCGATACGCGTTGGTTCATCAACCACACCGACGTGCCAGCGATCACGTGGGGGCCGGGGGACAGTGCCCAGTGTGGCCGTTACG is from Haloplanus salinarum and encodes:
- a CDS encoding halocyanin domain-containing protein, with translation MQRSPTRRHILRSTAIAGIVAVAGCSTTNRRANTPNTTSPTSTTTPETTATTATEATLTPPESTDDWLTNANGYREETPRYGPGAQPTIDVGHPVEDGLSFDPPVIEVAPMTKVTWDWTGHGGLHNVVALGGTFDSGRPNAQPGTAYHYIFEEPGTYPFVSEPHREEGMRGAVIVREPPSTGNQTVDMWVVDSSNFDGTVVDRTGSDVASVTVGSRGNRGHLAFDPPVLKISTGTTVEWKWTGSGGGHNVVFLNADIHSGQVTHESGVNFQHTFEQSGTYRYACQPHRALGQKGAIIVE
- a CDS encoding HalOD1 output domain-containing protein, with the protein product MNPGNLTIYRGCTPVLDSRYEEDGSRTPAEAVVEAVAEAADVDPLELPPLHDCVEPDALNKLFQHQGGSGTTETVLSFKMKNWNVFIRDDGCIRVCDGTRPTDPTPVFTSPTV
- a CDS encoding sodium:solute symporter family protein, with product MVTTAWMYAGLAVTAIYLIVLLALAEYGSRLTELSVSDYFVASGSLSSFVVFLTMIASAFSAFTFLGGGGIAYSSGISGIVLVGSVAFIDLPALVIIGERVWRMSKRGNDYVTPADLLCERFADSSSLRVLIALISIGFTVFYVTIQFTGMGLVLNVLTEGMISRELAAVIIGIVMAVYIAIGGMRGVAYSDALQAILIWVGLIVVSAYVLWTTPTSVFGRVSRTVEYANQLTMDPLYLYTAAVGFGLSQSVWPFIWQRYYSAKRVSGLWGMGFGSSLAAIGLLTFFPMIIAYAGLIAFPGLSNPDTVILQYILEMPGPLFGLLMAAAVAAAMSTADSMILMMGSIGARDVYSELVGTDYPEKTISRYSKVLSGIFGVVALGISLIDLGLLVEIAVSLAVPGYALLVPPALAAFFWPRANWQGAVSGLAVGLVVLIYYNVADAAVPFGLWVGVPGLVACTAVMIGASLVTEKPDQDRVQEFVYDLQDRELADLEGTYQERNEVQADD
- a CDS encoding M24 family metallopeptidase, which encodes MTFGRSEFEARYERLRTALRETGMDAVLVTNPETVEYLGAGAGLDLAWYRQFSRSIDFPTIAVVPETGVPTLIVHNVFEDVVRQATDGACELRTYYEGEARSYVPPTVDTLTDICPAEPNVGIEIGAGTTTDLKLGMPLGAMQAIQERLPHAEFLDAGDVLRSVRMAKTDAERSCIRRATAAIDAAFERVFAEIEPGMSETDVVAICNRLVSEHGARPVWTLACTNPFEILPRPDVTLDPGDTLFLDIGATVGGYHSDYNRMAVVGEPSAEQIEHNRMAAAVTNELADAVEPGTTPADIVDLCRAEYRSRGLGSTLGLTSETKIGHSIGLTLSEAPQLTGYDETTLEPGMVLCIEPAVLTDEAFFMSEQIVIVTDDGGEIVSSADQELASIT
- a CDS encoding DUF1989 domain-containing protein; its protein translation is MKSVHIEAKSGAAFELAAGESFDVIDTHGGQAVDVTVFPKSDDDTAAFSSKYTYRRTGKVRFEEGDSLYTTDGEPIATLVHDDCGINDLLLAPCNAWIVDEYYGQDDEIGCRGNLQEVLEPYGIDPARVQDVMNLFTAVTITDHRYLDFREPPSEPGDTAELRAERDAIVGVAPCTGDSILNEGGPTGIEIRVPDGVPVGTNF
- the speB gene encoding agmatinase, whose product is MRKPHVYDLGGTEADAAFLGVPFDDATSYRPGARFGPRSIREASTLLKPYNPETDTDLNEFTIVDHDDVPVVPGYIEDTFEAIEERIGAVLDHGVIPVLAGGDHSTTLPVLRAVAEKYGPVSLVQFDAHSDLWTEYFGRDHNHGTTIHYAIEEGLIDPETSIRIGERGGLYGPEDVERFEAAGIESYTATEATTLGLDALGDRIEEVVDGPVFATIDIDSVDPAYAPGTGTPMPGGFTSREILTLTRQLHAVDLIGFDLVEVAPPYDDQSGSTAILAANVMFEALCAALDTSTTDTGHDA
- a CDS encoding IclR family transcriptional regulator, with protein sequence MDNETPRTIQSVERACAILEKIHQDREVTLTDLAEDIDLSLGSLQTYMNTLCRCGFVVKESRTYSLAPQFLIYGEQVRNTLPLYHVGRKVVDNMAHETGYNAHLITDHNGREVTLYQSFGEDSVGTDLYIWHQAKLEWQLHWSASGKAILAHLPEKQVRSVISENGLQRRTPHTITDEETLFTELERIREQGYALNDEEEISGLRAVAAPIHDQQERLLGSVSLSAPKSELPDDRFYDELPNYVMNKANIIQVELQARDVNEE
- a CDS encoding M20 family metallopeptidase, coding for MSETGARSSELVELVSDLVSIESENPPGNEKPAAEFVANWFEEEGIEVETVTKPFEDRPQVVARVGSGDPTLVLNGHTDVYPAGDRSGWDHDPYGAEIEDGKLYGRGSVDMKLGLSLAMLTAKNLKPEIESGELDGSIIVHAPIGQETGDPGTLALIEEGYAGDYAVVLEPTQMETVTSNKGLAWYDITVNGEPGHSARPDSGVNAIEEAHPLIGRLLEYDAELRDQDHELVGPGYANLTQIEGGLTGNMIPEKMTLRMERRFFPSETVEEMDEEVGALLEEIAADNDLDIEWERVSSYESTDAPVDSYPAEVFRNHSSDTAGVSTEPAGRPWAADTRWFINHTDVPAITWGPGDSAQCGRYDEHFDIDEAETGLEILQDAAREIITTAED